The genomic interval TAAAGCTTTACTCTGTTCTACGTGGAAGGTGACAATGCCATGTTTATATTAATTGTATGGAATTGGCGCACTCAGTTAAGGGGTTTGAACCTTGTGTATTGAGATCTTATAAATTGTATGGAAAGTGTTTTAGTGGTTCCCACAGGCACTCTGTTTTGATTAGTTGAGAGAGTGTTATGGCCCAAGCTCTGTTATCAAATCTGTCAGGACTTGTGCCAGAAAATCCTTCTGTCGTTTCAGGGAAAAGAATGGAATATGAATTCCTACGACCCCAAAGGCACAAAACAGATACTTTCTGTTCGTATATAGTATAATCTCAAAGTAAGGTGGGATATGGAATCGAGAAAACTTGTGTGGCAAAACATTTGCATTCGTTTATGTTCTGGAGTGGAGTTAAGGGCTAGCAGAGTTCATGGGGCAGAGGGCCAAACAGAACTCGGCAAAAACAATTCTGCACCAGCCGGGAATCGAACCCGGGTCTGTACCGTGGCAGGGTACTATTCTACCACTAGACCACTGGTGCTTTGTGGAGTGACTTTCTATATTTCTGCAAGCGGTCCGACATCGCAGAACACTGTCGACAGGttgatttaagtttaagttattattaataattgattcaaatttttatatatattttaataatcaaattcGCGTTCCATACGAGAGGTTTCAGAAAATGGGCATGGTTTGAGGAGCAAGACACTTTCATGATAGATAAAGTTATCCCTGATATAATGCAACGAAATGTAACTGATTAGATGATAAAGTAGACTTTTTACGTGGCTATCAGAAACTCAAATTTCTCTTTAACTCCCTATAAACTCCAATTCTTGAAATATCAGAAACTGAAGGAGGCAGGAGGGCGAGTGTTTGAATATAGGGAGTAAAAGCATATCAAGTAACTTGATTGCTCAATCAATAATATTTACTTGATCTGAGTGAAGAAGAAATTGCAGACATAAGCTTATTGTGAATTTTCCATGTGACCCTAGCTGACAGATTTACCCGGATTCCAGGATTGGACATTCATATATTATCTCGATTGAGGCTAATTAAGCTGCAGCGATGTTAACACTCTGATCAAGGTTCTTCCTTTCTTGGCCAACTTAGTTGTAGCTGCTGTTTAGCTCTTGGAAAAAGGTCTTCGATGCTTCATAAGTGGACCAACAGATTGCAGCAGCAGGAGCATGGAAGAGCATCCTTGGGATCCATCCCCTCATAAGGCCCCGGTATCCATCCTTCTTCACGATTGTTCGGATAACATTCCCAATTGAACTGCTGGAAAATCTATCACAGCCACAGACTCCCTGTTTAACAAACCAAACCCATGGAGAAAACGAGGTAGAAAACACAAGATCCAGAAATATTTAAGGATCCAGAAATATTTAAGAACATCATCTAAATTGGTCAAATTTCAGTCTCGGGTGCTTTGTCATTTTTCTGTCCTGTTACTGTTGTAGAAATTCTCTTTTACTATAATTGGCATAAGGTGGGCCGACCTCTGCCTCTAATCTCTGTTTCAAGCTGCTAAATTTAGCGGTTTGTCTTTATCAAAAATCCGAATTTGAATGTTTTCTGAACTAAGAAAACAGACTGTTTACCTGACACTGCAACTGGGTTTTAACAACATCGAGCGGCGTTGTAACGGCAGCAGCCAGGGCCCCAGCAGCGGCACCAGCGGTGGCATGAACGACCAACCTCTCATCGTCGGTGCTATCAGGCGACACCTCCATCAGCCCTCGCTTCGCTGCTTCGTATGTGGCGAAGTGAACAGCAGTAAACGGCGCGTTCATAACGACAGTTGTCCTATATGAAGCGTAGAAGGCTCCAATCCCTTCCTCCATCAGAACCCTCCGCACGCAATCCGCTACGCCCTTGTACGGACTACTCTTCAGCTGCAGTCGCTGTTTCACCATATCCATAGGCGTGAACACCGCGTCGCTGGTGACAGTGGCCACCACGCCAGAAGCGGCATGAACCATCGAGTTGTTGGGATCGCCACGTGACAAAGATTGCTTAGACAGCTCGTAAACAGAAAAGTAAACTGCATGGGCGGGTCCTGCGCCAAGCCCCATGGCAGCTATACCACGGTAAAGCCCGGAAGGACCTTCGAGCTTCAAGATTGAGCCGAGGGCCTGGCGAACGCCTATGGGTTGAACCGAACATGAAGCACCAATAGCTTGCATGCGCGTCTTAAGGGTGTCGACAGGAAACATAGCCATGTGCTCGACAGTGCCCGCTATGGAGCCAGCGATCATGAATTGCCAAAAGTGGAGGCCGTCGTGGGTTGGCGGGTGGGAAGGTGAGATATCGGAGTGGAACTCGGGAGGAAGTGGCACGGGCCGGTATTGAGGGGAAGCGTCAGTGGCCATGGTGAAGATAACTGTGGCAAGCAAGAGTTGCTGCTCGGATcgaaatatataataaaagtgGAGAAAGGTGGCTTTCGAGTTGTCGCTGTGCTctgaattattttcttttgagatGATTTTATTTAGCTTTGATTTATCGAAATAactctctttttaattttaaaaatctttaattaaaagaaaagatttttaacaaaattactttttaatgaaagtttttcatatttaaagtatttaatttcaaaaatttatatactaataaaatataaaaataaagatcaAGTTACATATTATGTTTAAATCATACTATATTCAATAGATTTATTACACGTTATGTGCATTAAAGATGTTACATACAAGTATGATTTTAAACAATTCtgaataatatttaaatttataaatttcacttATAACTTTAACCCATCAACTTTGAGATTTTGTGAATGTAAATTAATACACTTAAAAATATACATTAGTGTCATCTCTAAACTGGGTGAGCATAGTAGATGAATATTAAAgagaaattgataaaattaaaaagagtttgatagtgtaaaagaaaaatcgaAAGTACAATAGATCGATATGGGAGAGAGAAATTGGGAGgtgaaattgtaaaaaatgatttaatttgtctgaaatagttttaagagtatttttattaaattatgataaaaattaaataaaaataattaattttatagtaagagttatttttgaaatgattttatgagattgattatttttcataattttctttataataaaaaaaatgaaaaaagagatCGCTTTCGAGTTTTCGGTATGCTCTGaattactttcttttctttattcgaaaaatcaaaataataaaaaaaggtttGAGGGGATTTTTAGGAGAAAAAGACTGAATTGCACGTAGCTATCAGAGAGGGGAGAGAATCGAATGAGAAGATATGGAGAAGGCTGCGAGCTTTccttttttacttcttttctctttccatTTTTGGTTTGTAGTGAACACTCGTTttaatgatttcattaaaaaaaaaataataaaactactAGCATTggtttattattaaaaatacaCTTATTTTAAgtccaaaaataagtttaagatttatttttcactctcacttaaagtttttttttcataattttatgtcTTGTAACTCTAACCGTCATATCCTAACAACAAATACGAACAATGTTAATGAAAAAGATTTATTAGACACGTGATAGTAAAATTATAGAATAAATACAAAACAGAATATCAAATGAACATAAAtgaattttgttcaatttaaatgaaaatcgCCAGGATAAACTTTACGCTTGTTAATAGTAAAGTTCCATTTCATAATTGAAAGTTGTTTGATCATGTTTGTATGGTAGCgaagaaaattcaaactcATCCTAGACAAAGAGTATATATGCTCACGACAAGCTAATTTGTTCCTGCGGCACTTCATCTTCATGACAAGACTTGCAGAACCTTGTTATCCTGACGTGTTATGTCATggttttccctttcttttttttttatttatattcccttaatgTAGTTTTTGCAGTACAGTTCTGTGTATCCTTTTTAACCTTCTTTGATggccaaaagaaagaaacaggTTTTAGGATGAAGTAAAAGGCCTTGAAAGTGAAATTCGTCATTTTTAGAGAGGAAGCAAATCAAAAAGCTCCAGGACTAGCTCAGACAACACAAGGTAGAGAAGCCGTGTGCTATCCACAAGCCTGCTAAACATTCTGTGGCTGCATGCAGCAGTGGCACAATAACTTGGCTCAATGAATTTCCGATCACTGTCAGGATTTTGAACTTTTGATTATCCTGAGCCTAGCAAATAATAATATCTCAGTTGAGGATATGATCGCTTAACTTCATGTGGCTACGGACGCGTGGTGTCCACAAGCCCCCTTCCATCAACAGCAGTAAAACTCGACATCTCATGGCCAAAGTTGTGCGAAAAAAACTTTAGTGAGTGAAAGTGAGCTGCAGTGTCTTCATTTGTAGCAAAAGGGACCCCCTATCCCTCTCGTATCCAAGACTAATAGGTGACAAGCTAAAGTCAAATTCGTCCTCCTCTGCTTTGTTGTGATGGGTAGATTCTTTGCGTGACTGATAATATAACAGTTCCTCTGCAAGCGATAAGAAAAGCCCATTTCTCCTTCACTATGATGGTGCCTTTTTGCCTGTGTTTAGTCCTTTATGAGTTGAATAAGAGTTCCTCTAGAGTTTGGGCCAGTCCTGAGCCCGTTGAATGAAGCCGTGAAACAAAAATCTGTCAGTTCAGGCCATGGTCCGGACCAAAAAACCGCAAAGGGTCGTCTCTGAGCTGGATGCCAATGGACAGAGAGGTGACAGAAAACCTGGAAGGGTTGCCTGAACGCTGCATTGCTGCATACTTAAAGATAGAACAACTGTTTTAACTTTTTAGAGAATCCTGTTAAAGGAGGTCTCCTTGCTCAAAACTGAATTCCATTTGCACTCTTAACATGGAAAAATGTGGCCACCATTTTCATGGAGTGATGAGAGGTGTACATGCCAGAGTAGGAACAAAAGTATGAACAGAATCAGGAAGAAAATTTCTAACCTAAAGATGGAGAAGCTAATTATGAGTTACATATGATGTGATAGAAAAAATCCTTAGATTGGGATTGAGAGAAATCAATGGTGGTTTATGTCAACTCTAGAAGAAGCTGCACCTGGATAGAAAGACTAGCAAGAAAGGTGGGGGcaaattgaattttcttttgattaatCAAAGCACGGATAAGGGAAGAAAAGTTAAACAATTGGATAATCTCAACCTCTCTAGACGATTTGGGTCAATGATCAACTCGTCTAAATTTGCCCAAATAACAAGAATTTTTAGCCGAAAGAACTTGGAAATTTCTTACAAAGGGAAATTTCTCTGCAAAGAAAGATAGGAGCCACTTTTTCTGGAGCATAGAAAAAACGAGATTATTTGTCTTGCTAAACACAAGATAAACACTGCTCAAATCTCCACTCTTTTAGGCTTAGGCTAGCTTCTACTCGCCCAAACATCGTACAGATACTTGATTCATGAGATAAAGTTGTCCGAACAAAGAGCGAGTATAGTTACATGTAAGACTCGAGCAACTGGGAAAAGTTTAGGTCACATGGGGGCAGCTATTCGATGACGCTCAGATTGCAATGTGGACAGAATTTGCTGGCTAAGATTCCACAAAAGCTAGAGGATTGGATAGAACACGAGGTCGCCACACGCCTGCCTGCGTGTTTCAAGCAGGATCGTCCACCTAATATGCTATCCTACGGTCGAAAACGAACCCCATCCGCTCTGGACTCTTGTAACAGTCCTACCTACCAGCGCTATTCTCTATATATGCCCTGACACCCAGCCTTCTTCAGCCATCTTGTCTTCATTTCTTCTCCATTTAGATTGTTTCAATTTCAGTTGCTGTAATCCTCTCAGAACCAAAGCAATGTTTTTGAGATCAGTTTCATCTATCTCAGTCCAAACCAAGCATGGGGATAATCTAATCAGTTCCCTTAGGGGCTCCCCTGCATTATCATCTTCTAGTTTCGGTTCTGCCTTTCCTTCTTCCTCTGCTCTGGGTTTTCCGCAGAGAAAACCTGGAAGGGCTTTTGGGGTTTCTGCCTCCTTAGAAACCAACAATTTCGCACTTACAGGGGTAGTGTTTCAGCCATTTGAAGAGGTCAAGAAGAAGGAACTTGATATTCCAGTCGCTCCTCAGGTTTCGCTTGCTCGCCAGAAATATACAGATGAGTGTGAAGCCGCGATCAATGAGCAAATCAAGTGAGTGGTGGTTCTCGTTTTCCTTTCTATCCCTTTTGTTTATGATCTGTCGTCAagcttctcatttttttcccttcagATTCAGTTCTTAAATTACTGTGGTTGTTTTGTCACAGTGTGGAATACAACGTGTCCTATGTGTACCACTCTTTGTATGCCTACTTCGACAGAGACAACATTGCTCTCAAGGGCTTAGCCAAGTAAGAACACAGAAAACAACACCCTCTCCATATATTTCTTCCTTAGTCATATGAcatgataaatatttgatCTTGTTGCAatcagatttttcaaggaatctagtgaagaagaaagagagcaTGCGGAGAAGCTGATGGAATATCAGGTTTTCTTTAAatctctttgttctttctgTTTTATACTGGACTGGGAGGGAGTAGCTGATACAATTATTGTTGACACTGTGTTATTAGAACATACGGGGAGGAAGGGTAAAACTACACTCTATCCTGATGCCCCCTTCAGAGTTTGAACACGCAGAGAAGGGAGATGCATTATATGGTGAGTTAGTGTCTTTTTAACCAATAACCACCACATCTGTCTTTAGCTCTCAAAACCATGCTAATGGCTTCATGCTTgacaatcttttcttttttcacagATATGCCTCATAATTTTTCTGCTGTGTATCAGTTAGAGTTTGTTTAATATTGTTTGTGTCCAACTggtttcaattaattttttgctgTAATTCTTTTTGGACTTCAGCTATGGAATTAGCACTGTCCTTGGAGAAGTTGACAAAC from Theobroma cacao cultivar B97-61/B2 chromosome 5, Criollo_cocoa_genome_V2, whole genome shotgun sequence carries:
- the LOC18597466 gene encoding mitoferrin, with the translated sequence MATDASPQYRPVPLPPEFHSDISPSHPPTHDGLHFWQFMIAGSIAGTVEHMAMFPVDTLKTRMQAIGASCSVQPIGVRQALGSILKLEGPSGLYRGIAAMGLGAGPAHAVYFSVYELSKQSLSRGDPNNSMVHAASGVVATVTSDAVFTPMDMVKQRLQLKSSPYKGVADCVRRVLMEEGIGAFYASYRTTVVMNAPFTAVHFATYEAAKRGLMEVSPDSTDDERLVVHATAGAAAGALAAAVTTPLDVVKTQLQCQGVCGCDRFSSSSIGNVIRTIVKKDGYRGLMRGWIPRMLFHAPAAAICWSTYEASKTFFQELNSSYN
- the LOC18597467 gene encoding ferritin-3, chloroplastic, coding for MFLRSVSSISVQTKHGDNLISSLRGSPALSSSSFGSAFPSSSALGFPQRKPGRAFGVSASLETNNFALTGVVFQPFEEVKKKELDIPVAPQVSLARQKYTDECEAAINEQINVEYNVSYVYHSLYAYFDRDNIALKGLAKFFKESSEEEREHAEKLMEYQNIRGGRVKLHSILMPPSEFEHAEKGDALYAMELALSLEKLTNEKLLSLHNVAERNHDAQMSEFIEREFLSEQVEAIKKISEYVAQLRMVGKGHGVWHFDQMLLHEGDAA